The Amaranthus tricolor cultivar Red isolate AtriRed21 chromosome 2, ASM2621246v1, whole genome shotgun sequence genome contains the following window.
TCAATGGAGTAAGTGcaatttaattgatttggtttaTGTCAATGAAAAAATGTTGTCGGTTATATAATTTGATTACTTAATTTCATGATatctttgtaaatttttaatatttaatgcattatattataattaattaaatggtgGGTAAAATTGATTAGGTTTACAAAGTGTCAATTGGAGCTGCTTGTAACCTTTCATGGCCAGCTGATCGTATGGTAATTCAAGTGCTAGATGACTCCACCGACCCAGttatcaaggtaattatattttcatctttttcCCGATaagttttcaaacatttttatttttatttgtctttttacatctatttctattttaggtaaaaagaaattttaaaaattattgaaattaatttattttccacTCATTCACCATAAATGAtcttatttattgattattatcaaataatctaatttttgaaatttattaatatatatttgcttCTAGCATATACGGTGTGAAAAGAAGTGGGGTGCCGAAGCAGtggaaaattaaattatttgatcggattattttaaataatttttttctgtTCTTATTTGTATTTAATAATTGTTTCAAATAACGTGCAATAACTACTCTCTTTATGACTCAATAAGTGTACTAAGTTTAACCGATAGAagtatattttttcattataaagatgtgattttaattataaaaaatgtctTATTTTAAAAAACGTTTTTAAATTCTCATAAATAATGAAttgaatcatttttttttcaaaattttcatatgTCTAATCTAAGTCCTATATATAATAAAGGATTAATGAAAGAGTATATAATACTATCCTTAGGTCCATAAATAAGAAGCTAAATGTAGAAATAGTTTgcaaaaattaacaattaattctatttaaaaaaataatttatgctTATTTACATCTCGTAGGtatgtatatatcatttttctAAACTACATTTTAGTAAAAtggaattaaattgaaaatttattactAGATTATATgtcaattgatttattttatattttgtacttatattgttttaaaagttttttcatGTAgcaaaatgaatattttatattatttaattaaaaaaagagagtAATCATGTAGGTTTAGTAGTTTGCCTAATCTAATACTTCTATTGGAGATAAAATGACTTTAAATGAAAAGTGATAGGTTAATTATTGATGATGGGCAAGTGCAATATtgctaatttttcattattaaactttaattattaatattaatattaatatgggACTAAACAAGCAAATAATTGCAGGATATGGTTGAATTAGAATGTCAAAGATGGGCTAGCAAAGGAATAAACATTGTATATCAAATAAGAGAAACTAGGGGTGGTTATAAAGCTGGTGCTCTTAAGGAAGGGTTAAAAAGGGATTATGTTAAGCATTGTGAATACGTTGCAATCTTCGACGCAGATTTCCGGCCTGAACCCGATTATCTCCGACGAGCTATCCCTTTCTTAATGTATAACCCTAAAATCGCTCTTGTTCAAGCGCGTTGGAGATTCGGTAAGCACATCCTCACATTATTCCTGTTTAAATGGTCCGGTctgattttaaaaattaatttttataccaAAATCTTTTATCTGGTCTGATTTTAGTATAAGACCAAAATGAACCGTACCAAACCATGTTCACCCTAATAATTTGCAATGCTAGCAATCCTTTTCATATACGTGAACTAGTGAACTTTGCATAGTTTAGGAAGGTAAAAGGTGACGGGTAAAGGGTGACACTTGGGAACTATAAATATGCACAAGAAAAAACTAAGAGGGTGTTCCTTTCAATTTGGGTACCCACCAATCACGGGTCATCCCTCTCCTTTAACGTGTTAGATCATGGCTCTCTTTTTGTCTCATTATATCCACATCAACTCGGTCGACTTTTCTATTATCTCATACTTGCTGCACTTGAAGTGTTGGTTACGTTTctattattgacactatttattattgaaacttattttatatattatggttaatatgtaagaaaaatatagtcaaatgagatcttatttgaatcgtctaatcgtatacttttatcatattaactttttataatttttagacgtATATAATTCAATCTATAAACAATCGAAATAATGCATTGGATTGCGTAAAAACTCAAATgcagcgagtatttcagaacggaggaaaATCTACTGCTATGTCCTCTTTAAATTGCATCAAAAAAGAATTGGTGTATTTTTAGAAAAGTGGTAATTaataaagagagaaaatgaattatacggataaaattaaaagagaattaaaatgtatgaatgacattaaaataaaatgatggACTATTGTCCAAAAAAagaaatgatgcaattttaaaggAACGGAAAgagtaaatttttaatttttgaattacaAATTGTagttttaaagttttattttcaacatctaaaaaaaaagttttattttcaaaataccctttgacttACAAAtcatagttttaaaattttatttttttaattacaaccTTCACCTTACCAAAGTAAATACTAGTACAGCCAAGTCATCGgattttgatgaattatttCCAAAATATCCTTTGAATTTACGGAAAAGCTAATGGGACTTGGGAGCCAATTAAAGGGTATATTAGGAAAAATTCACCGAAACCGGTGTCATGACTGCatgcaaaaataaaatttacaaaatgtaatttgcaaaaatcctagatttaaaggTTGGAGTTTGctaaaaatttatttgtaattggaaaataagctaaaatataGGTTGATTATATAAATGAATGGATGAGTTAGAGTgagaaaataagtttttagatatttttaaatattttttactttatacaagtcaataactttattttattacacCAAATTAACTAATAAGAAAAAGTGGATTAATGATTAAACTATGAGGAAAAACAAGTGGAGTAATAAGAGAATCTAAATGTTCCCAAGGTCTTAGCTAGCTGTATTATGCTCTCAGTCATTTTTTTTCCggtaaaattaatgaaaagaaaaagtaagttagagaataatttaaaaataaataaatgataaaacaaGTGGATAATATAGAGAGAGATAATAAGTTTGTCGACGAGATTAATAGAAGGAGAGTAGTACcatgtcaaaaaaaattttataaaattaatttcacaacttaaaaataaaaaagtggtGTAATTTGAGAAGAATATTAGACATATGAAATAATATGTACGCTATGATATATGATATTCCcttagtttctttgaattttcAATAGAAAATAATTAGATAGATTTTCGTGTTCAGCACagtttatgaattatttaaataaaaaattactccctccgttcttttaagttgttccaccttactataacgagtagtttcataagttcttccactttataatactttttatttttagaaagtttttatcccaattttaccccttaaaacccccttttcttttaatgttaccttttcttttatttataattattttctctctcatactttcaatacaatcattacttcacaccactatttaattaaaataatacccactacaacctcatactttcaatacaatcattatttcactttactatttaattaaaataatacccactacaacccaaagattctatcttccttaatatgtgtgaaaaacccaaagtggaagatcaaaaaagaacggagggagtattaattataattaaggtATAATATGACAATAAATTATGTGGACaagattaaaatagaaaatttatattactcaaaatAGATatctaaaatagaaatattttcaAACTCTTTAGAcaaaagaaatatttaatttgtgtATCTTTTAATGCATGTAGTATCActaattgattttgttttaagGCATAATTAAAGTGTTCCGTTTCTTTTTCTTTACTCTAAAGCCtgattattttaaaactaaattaaaaaattcctCCCTTCACATCCAAGTAGCTTGCTATGTTTATCAAATAGAGATTCtcttattttttgttaaaaattccTTTTGTTTTGTCCTTGCACGCATTTTAAAGTAATGTTGAGACTCAATATCTATAtatacgcattataaaaaattataaaaatttcaaactttattgaaaaattatgtgttacgacaaatttaagaaaattctaaatgaatatatttgaattttaatacatatccttaaaaagaattaaaattctCTCTTTAAGAGAAAACACTTAAAAGCAACAAAAGAAAATCACAGGGACTATTAAAGTTGTCTATGTTCATTTGGATTATTGAGttgatttaaaatgaattttatattctttttgatttttacttagttataaattatttttaacattgatcaaagtcaaattgAACTTAGTTATAAGGTCGAGTAAATTTCGCATAATGGGTCTGATGGGATAGAAAAGTGTAAAGAGAGGAGAAGAAGGTGGACAACCCCACAAGCACGTGGTAATATACCCCCGTAATATTAAGCTTACTGAATACTGACACTATTTCATCTTCTCTCTGATTAAAATCTGCCAAAAATTGTGGGACCCTTCTCTTTCTCCGCCGACACATCTGTCCTACATTAGTGGTGCTccaccattttttttattattaaccaACTCACAATTAGTAAGCCTCAATTATTGTTGTGGAGTTGGTAATGGGTATGTTCTTGTTGTAGGGCAATTGGAACAAATTTATTTCTGAGGCTGTTTATCAAACAGCTGATGATTAGTTGATTTTATCAATTAGTTTGACTAATTGATTTGAATATGCTATTAAAACCGgagaaaaaattgacaaattctataaaaaatctgtataattttaaaaattataatatttttctaacaattttatatctttaaacacctaacatattttaagtaatttaatattgaggcccCAAATTTTTCGGGGCTCTGTACGatcgaacatgttgaacatgttCAGAACCTCCCATGTATTAAAAGCACCTTGTTGAAATTATCTGTATCACAACAATGAACTCTTTTTGCAACTAATTTACCACACTGGAACTAGATGGATTGACCGTTCAATCATCTATTTGTGTTAAAATAAGCTATTCTACCAaccacttttttcttttttaatgtaTTAATAATTAAGTATGATAGCATTTCATTATGagaatattattaaatattattgcaTAATGATTAGACGCACATAAACTTAGGATCTGTTTGACAAATGGTTATTGGTTAGAGTTGTTGGTGGTTTTGATTAGTTGCTTCGTgtttatttattgataaaaagtGGGTCAATATGccataaaaaaactaattgtcATTTTTGGTTTTCTCGTTAGAACCATATAACTAACtctttttggtttgtttgaccaATTAAAAAACCAATAATCAAAACTCAGAAGCCATTCAAAATTTCATTTGCCGAACACTCTTAATGTTATTAGTCTTATACTTTTATCATACCAAAAGCATTATTTTCGATTGATCTATAATAGCAAGCATCATCTTAAACTCTATagaaatgatttattatgtGGGCTATCCACACCCATTGTCTCATAATATTTTGAATACCTTCACTTGATTTGATTTGTTAAATGACTTTATCTTTCTCTATTCTTTTGAGTTTAAACTTTGTCATGATAAAGattattaatctataatatGTCATTTTAAGAAGCAAACTAATTGATAAAGAGAGTGATTCCCCACTTACTCTTAATGTTAGTCATAAGTGTGGTTAAGAGAGCAAAAGGGAGATATGTGTACTAATTTGAGCCATTGCTAAACAATAATTGGAGCAAcaactcttgtatgagactgtctcatcgtTAGACGAgcccatttaattaattcatttctttaattgattactttaaaattgtaaatgaacactttaacgttataagtgttcactctaagactataaaaagtgactACTTTAAAGTTGTAAATAATCCCTTTAAGACAATAAGTGTATATTGAGTCAGCCCAATAGAATTAATCTTACCATTAGACcgttttatttgaaaatttgtataATTGGAGGTATACTAACATTATTGAATAATGTATGTTAAAAATGCAGTGAATGCAGATGAATGTTTGATGACAAGAATGCAAGAAATGTCTCTTGATTACCATTTTACAGTTGAACAAGAAGTTGGCTCTTCTACACATGCCTTCTTTGGATTCAATGGTACCTTCATACTTCTATTCGTACttctattatttattgttctctGTCTTATCTATTTTGctacattttattttctaacgTGAGAACTTTTAGATGAAATTTATTGAGTGAAATTTGAGTATTTTTCTTGACCTTTATTCTAACTATTTTCCCATTTGACTAGACATGGACTCATGTCGGGCACGAATCGATGATGGCCCTACACACCGCTGCCCACCAAGGGCGTGCCACATTCACCAATTTTTGAAAAAGATGTGACACACTAGGCGTTTCATTTTATAACCAATTTTGGTCCACCAAAGCACGATACGACACGACATGATAGGCAACTAGGGACAAAGCCTGCTTCTGGGCTTAGTACGAATCCAACTATAATTTCTTGCAAGAAAATAAATTCTACTCCTACCTTTACTGAAAGAATTAATTAGACCATATTGATAATACGAGAAAGATATGTGAGATTTTGTTAGATTAATGCACATTTTCAAGATTAACGCTCTTAAATAATCGAACAAAGACAGAAAATTGATACCTGATCTTCATTGTTTCGTGCAGGGACTGCTGGGGTGTGGAGAATAGCTGCCATTGACGAGGCAGGAGGATGGAAGGATCGAACGACAGTAGAAGACATGGATCTTGCTGTTAGAGCTAGTCTTCGTGGCTGGAAATTCGTTTATCTTGGTGACCTTCAGGTATATAATCCATATATTCGCGGCTGGAACAGAACAACACTTGAGAGATCAATATAACTTAAATACATTCTATTACCCTAGTGTCGTCACTGGCTCCCACGAGTCCCACCTAGTCGGGTTTTTGAGGATCGGTTGTATTAACCATTTATCCGAGGCTTGAACAACACTTGAAGATCAATATAACTTAAATGATACATTCTATAACCCTAGTGTCGTCACTGGCTCTCACCTAGTCGGGTTTTTGGGGTTCGGTTGTATCAACCATTTATCCGAGGCTGGAACAACACTTGGAGATCAATATAACTTAAACAATTCATTCTGTTACCCTTGTGCCGTTACCATCTCCCACCTAGGTGGGTTTTTGGGGTTCGGTTGTATCAACCTTAATCTTGTTAGTAATAACAACAGTAGGCAGTAGCAAATGTCATGTTCAGTTTCACATAGATAAAAGGCCCACATGTTTAAATGAATCATTTTAATATAGTTAGTGAATTTGTGTAATCCGAAACCAAAGAACTGTAATTTTTTGGCCCCATCGAGAATGATCATAGAAGATCAATATGGCTCTTGTGTAACAATGTATAATTTTCATACAACAGGTAAAAAGTGAATTGCCAAGTACCTTCAAAGCCTTTCGTTTTCAACAACATCGTTGGTCCTGTGGCCCCGCCAATTTGTTCAGGAAAATGGTCATGGAGATTGTTAGAAACAAGGTTAGTACAAAATTACCAGAAATAATATAACATTTTGCTTATTTTGTGTTATTGTAGTGAAATTAacgaaaggttgtattattcacggtaatttttccttatcttTAATACATCGAATATACAGAAAAAATCGGTTCAactaatttttacaaaattttggATTGCAGAATGTGAACTTTTGGAAGAAATTGTATACAATCTACAGTTTCTTCCTAGTGAGGAAGATCACAGCTCATATGGTCACCTTTTTCTTCTACTGTATAGTGCTTCCTTTAACAATACTTATTCCtgaagttgaagttcctatttGGGGATCGGTTTACATCCCTTCGATTATTACCATTCTAAACTCTGTCGGAACTCCAAGGTCTTTTCCCGATCCATTTCTTTTTAGAATTTATCATCGATTTGCCTATTTTTGGTCGGTTTTCTGAATTTCACGCTTAAGTTTGCAGATCGTTTCACTTGCTATTCTATTGGATTTTGTTTGAGAATGTAATGTCCTTACACCGGACTAAAGCGACACTTATTGGCCTCCTCGAAGCAGGCAGAGCTAATGAATGGGTTGTGACTGAGAAACTCGGTGATTCCCAGAAAAATAAGGCGAATGCTAAAGATAAACCAGTTAGTGTTAAAGCTGCAGTGAAGAAAGCTCGATCCAAAATTGTAGACAGGTATTATTTAACCATTTTTTCTCGGTTTTTTAACTACGCTCTCTGTCAAAGTCAAACTACAGCCCGCCAAATGTAGCTTACTAGCCAATGCTAGAAAGACAACACAatattccattaccccaatgcgATTAATAGCTTCCACCTAAGCAGGGCTTGGGGTTTGGGAGTCAGATATACGCAACATGTTCtctgttagtgataacaaagaggttgtttccaattgacCGTTTGCAACAAATAACATTTGTAACAAATGCCAGAAGGACaacacaacatttcattacctcaATGCCATTAATAGCTCCCGCCTAAGCAGGGTTTGGGGTTTGAGGGTTAGATATACGCAACCTGACCCCGGTTAAAGATAACAAAGAAGTTGTTtttgattgacccttggtagcaaataACATTTGTAATCAATGCTAGAAGGACAACACACCATTttattaccccaatgccattaataGCTCCCACCTAAGTAGGGTTTGGGGGTTGGATACAACTTTACCCCTATTAGCGATAACAAaaaggttgtttccgattgactcTTGGTAACAAATAACATTTGTAACCGGTGCCAGAAGGACAGCAAAACATTTCATTACCCCCAATGCCATTAATTGCTCCCACCTAAGCAGGGTTTGCGGTTTGGAGTCAGATATACGCTACCTGATCGTTGTTAATGATAACAAAGAGTTTGTTTCCGATTAACCCTTGATACCAAATAACATTTGTAACTTCACACATAAATAACAAGTACACGTAAATTTAGTTGAGAAATTTCTTACTGAACTGATGTTAACCTGGAAAATAAACTTGACAGAATGAACTTCTTGGAGTTGGGAGTTGGAGTATTCTTGTTCCTGATCGGATGCTACGATTTCATGTATGGCAAATGGAGCTATTACATCTACTTCTTCCTCCAAAGCATCACCTTCTTCATCGTTGGGTTCGGTTATGTTGGTACCATCATCTAGTATCGTTTGATCCTTCAAGAGGCGTCCGTCCCTCTCATGATCTTATCAGCATCAAATACCGCCATTTGCACAAATTCCGTCTCTTTCAAGTAAGCTTCAGATGCACGGATTGTGCATAAACTGTTGTGTTTATTGTCACACGTTTTTCGTGCAAATGTCTATCAAATGGGGCGACTCAAAATGGCTGTTGTCATCACAaaccataaatatatatatatgtaggaaGCACATTGCATTCAGGAAGGAGGAGAACAAGCAACAGGAAGAACATAAAAGGGATAGAGAAACTGATGAaggattgtttttttttccctttgttTTTTGTTTGGACGATAAGTTACG
Protein-coding sequences here:
- the LOC130805055 gene encoding glucomannan 4-beta-mannosyltransferase 2-like, coding for MVEIIQNQLLQARGDMSGQLELMWEMIKAPLIVPLLKLSVVFCLTMSLMLFCERVYMGIVIILVKLFWKKPEKRYNWKALPDSIDDIEMGGSNKFPHVLIQIPMFNEREVYKVSIGAACNLSWPADRMVIQVLDDSTDPVIKDMVELECQRWASKGINIVYQIRETRGGYKAGALKEGLKRDYVKHCEYVAIFDADFRPEPDYLRRAIPFLMYNPKIALVQARWRFVNADECLMTRMQEMSLDYHFTVEQEVGSSTHAFFGFNGTAGVWRIAAIDEAGGWKDRTTVEDMDLAVRASLRGWKFVYLGDLQVKSELPSTFKAFRFQQHRWSCGPANLFRKMVMEIVRNKNVNFWKKLYTIYSFFLVRKITAHMVTFFFYCIVLPLTILIPEVEVPIWGSVYIPSIITILNSVGTPRSFHLLFYWILFENVMSLHRTKATLIGLLEAGRANEWVVTEKLGDSQKNKANAKDKPVSVKAAVKKARSKIVDRMNFLELGVGVFLFLIGCYDFMYGKWSYYIYFFLQSITFFIVGFGYVGTII